One genomic region from Carettochelys insculpta isolate YL-2023 chromosome 4, ASM3395843v1, whole genome shotgun sequence encodes:
- the FAM149A gene encoding protein FAM149A isoform X5, producing the protein MRNVQDAIDNFTCETVSSLSSNSPITPTDLNNSWSGIQSYTTGLSTESSSIYSWRDDEFDKANTQRVHQSFWDVDEMLFEGKVNSQRKSLQTECEEWTKRSLHLRILGKQLLCPKGESFQQFQSKTTGSVYVKSLPGHCESTSNTKELCISGSKLIPVASAVHKSLDCGSPRISVSDSSEYSFLEEEIFEVDGKIEEYLAFDNKELDDESLEQKKTHLVRKRNKCGIPPVSPNACIKDTVAAEIFDCVWSNFVEILEELIRKNWEAAITENDKQVDKLKAITSKLPHLLVSRTTGDTASVPPSRGSEARSTCFGSHFVPSQVHRFSSSFCSDLNGVMTIQAKPLQQRHANLADKIQNEQEEKQFSIGSSLLNSSRNRRGRITGNNSLSSSRVLLVSSRKMPTYRRLPSLTSDPLCSKTSNVYSNEVLRGNKLYTGLDRLSSPLVRTAQNKLPPINTETVEQNLSVPGSHQGFHRGRYPHSRVSSAVPESTERRPLRERTVVIDQFSRPNTTHTFRSDTPHKRSVTPMDFANQSWMGQGFLTGSQHYSKSFQRNPSTSRKRFQIAS; encoded by the exons ATGAGAAATGTGCAAGATGCCATTGACAATTTTACCTG tGAAACTGTTTCATCACTGTCTTCTAACAGTCCTATAACACCAACAGACTTGAATAATTCTTGGTCTGGAATACAAAGCTATACTACTGGCTTGTCTACTGAAAGCAGCTCAATTTACTCTTGGAGGGATGAT GAATTTGACAAAGCTAACACGCAAAGAGTGCATCAGTCATTCTGGGATGTGGATGAAATGTTGTTTGAGGGAAAAGTGAATTCTCAAAGAAAGAGTTTACAGACAGAATGTGAAGAGTGGACCAAACGATCTCTTCATCTGAG GATTTTAGGAAAACAGCTCCTTTGTCCTAAAGGTGAAAGCTTTCAGCAATTTCAGAGCAAAACTACTGGCTCTGTGTACGTCAAATCTTTACCTGGCCACTGTGAAAGCACTAGTAACACGAAAGA GCTGTGCATTTCAGGATCTAAACTGATTCCAGTAGCATCAGCAGTACACAAATCATTAGACTGTGGTTCCCCAAGGATTTCTGTTTCTGACTCATCTGAGTATTCATTCCTGGAAGAAGAAATCTTTGAGGTGGATGGAAAAATTGAAGAGTACCTTGCTTTTGACAACAAGGAACT TGATGATGAAAGTTTGGAACAAAAGAAAACCCATCTTGTTCGAAAAAGGAATAAATGTGGCATTCCTCCTGTTTCTCCCAATGCCTGTATCAAAGACACAGTGGCTGCAGAAATATTTGATTGTGTCTGGAGCAATTTTGTTGAAATATTGGAAGAGCTGATCAGGAAAAACTGGGAAGCTGCTATCACAG AGAATGATAAGCAGGTGGACAAATTGAAAGCTATTACAAGTAAATTACCACATTTACTAGTCTCCCGCACTACAGGAGATACTGCAAGTGTCCCTCCATCGAGAGGCTCTGAGGCACGAAGCACATGTTTTGGTTCACATTTTGTTCCGTCTCAG GTTCATCGTTTCTCCAGCAGTTTCTGTAGTGATTTGAATGGTGTCATGACAATTCAAGCTAAACCGCTCCAACAGAGGCATGCAAACTTGGCAGACAAGATACA AAATGaacaagaagaaaaacaatttaGCATAGGTTCCAGTCTTCTCAACTCATCACGGAATCGGCGGGGGCGAATTACTGGTAACAATAGTCTCTCATCATCTCGGGTTCTACTGGTATCGTCGAGGAAAATGCCAACCTATCGTAGGCTACCATCGCTTACTTCGGACCCGTTGTGCTCAAAGACTTCTAATGTGTATAGCAATGAAGTCCTTAGGGGAAATAAACT ATATACAGGCTTAGATCGCTTGTCGTCTCCACTTGTACGTACAGCCCAGAACAAGTTACCACCAATAAATACAGAGACTGTTGAACAGAATCTTTCAGTACCTGGATCACATCAAGGCTTT CACAGAGGGCGCTATCCTCACAGTCGAGTGTCAAGCGCAGTACCTGAGAGTACAGAGCGACGGCCACTTAGAGAACGAACAGTCGTCATTGATCAGTTCTCAAGACCCAACACAACTCACACATTTAGG tcagacaCCCCTCATAAAAGATCAGTGACGCCCATGGATTTTGCTAATCAGAGCTGGATGGGTCAAGGCTTTTTAACAG
- the FAM149A gene encoding protein FAM149A isoform X4, whose amino-acid sequence MRVASGVRRPGLPPSDPPRRAGEPPLVVVGQGLSRGCTDLCFPRKSGDLPSIFMRNVQDAIDNFTCETVSSLSSNSPITPTDLNNSWSGIQSYTTGLSTESSSIYSWRDDEFDKANTQRVHQSFWDVDEMLFEGKVNSQRKSLQTECEEWTKRSLHLRILGKQLLCPKGESFQQFQSKTTGSVYVKSLPGHCESTSNTKELCISGSKLIPVASAVHKSLDCGSPRISVSDSSEYSFLEEEIFEVDGKIEEYLAFDNKELDDESLEQKKTHLVRKRNKCGIPPVSPNACIKDTVAAEIFDCVWSNFVEILEELIRKNWEAAITENDKQVDKLKAITSKLPHLLVSRTTGDTASVPPSRGSEARSTCFGSHFVPSQVHRFSSSFCSDLNGVMTIQAKPLQQRHANLADKIQNEQEEKQFSIGSSLLNSSRNRRGRITGNNSLSSSRVLLVSSRKMPTYRRLPSLTSDPLCSKTSNVYSNEVLRGNKLYTGLDRLSSPLVRTAQNKLPPINTETVEQNLSVPGSHQGFHRGRYPHSRVSSAVPESTERRPLRERTVVIDQFSRPNTTHTFRSDTPHKRSVTPMDFANQSWMGQGFLTGSQHYSKSFQRNPSTSRKRFQIAS is encoded by the exons ATGCGCGTGGCCAGCGGGGTGCGGCGCCCCGGCCTCCCGCCCTCCGACCCGCCGCGGCGCGCCGGGGAGCCCCCGCTGGTTGTCGTGGG gCAGGGGCTCTCCAGAGGATGTACAGATCTTTGCTTCCCAAGGAAGAGTGGCGATCTTCCCTCAATATTTATGAGAAATGTGCAAGATGCCATTGACAATTTTACCTG tGAAACTGTTTCATCACTGTCTTCTAACAGTCCTATAACACCAACAGACTTGAATAATTCTTGGTCTGGAATACAAAGCTATACTACTGGCTTGTCTACTGAAAGCAGCTCAATTTACTCTTGGAGGGATGAT GAATTTGACAAAGCTAACACGCAAAGAGTGCATCAGTCATTCTGGGATGTGGATGAAATGTTGTTTGAGGGAAAAGTGAATTCTCAAAGAAAGAGTTTACAGACAGAATGTGAAGAGTGGACCAAACGATCTCTTCATCTGAG GATTTTAGGAAAACAGCTCCTTTGTCCTAAAGGTGAAAGCTTTCAGCAATTTCAGAGCAAAACTACTGGCTCTGTGTACGTCAAATCTTTACCTGGCCACTGTGAAAGCACTAGTAACACGAAAGA GCTGTGCATTTCAGGATCTAAACTGATTCCAGTAGCATCAGCAGTACACAAATCATTAGACTGTGGTTCCCCAAGGATTTCTGTTTCTGACTCATCTGAGTATTCATTCCTGGAAGAAGAAATCTTTGAGGTGGATGGAAAAATTGAAGAGTACCTTGCTTTTGACAACAAGGAACT TGATGATGAAAGTTTGGAACAAAAGAAAACCCATCTTGTTCGAAAAAGGAATAAATGTGGCATTCCTCCTGTTTCTCCCAATGCCTGTATCAAAGACACAGTGGCTGCAGAAATATTTGATTGTGTCTGGAGCAATTTTGTTGAAATATTGGAAGAGCTGATCAGGAAAAACTGGGAAGCTGCTATCACAG AGAATGATAAGCAGGTGGACAAATTGAAAGCTATTACAAGTAAATTACCACATTTACTAGTCTCCCGCACTACAGGAGATACTGCAAGTGTCCCTCCATCGAGAGGCTCTGAGGCACGAAGCACATGTTTTGGTTCACATTTTGTTCCGTCTCAG GTTCATCGTTTCTCCAGCAGTTTCTGTAGTGATTTGAATGGTGTCATGACAATTCAAGCTAAACCGCTCCAACAGAGGCATGCAAACTTGGCAGACAAGATACA AAATGaacaagaagaaaaacaatttaGCATAGGTTCCAGTCTTCTCAACTCATCACGGAATCGGCGGGGGCGAATTACTGGTAACAATAGTCTCTCATCATCTCGGGTTCTACTGGTATCGTCGAGGAAAATGCCAACCTATCGTAGGCTACCATCGCTTACTTCGGACCCGTTGTGCTCAAAGACTTCTAATGTGTATAGCAATGAAGTCCTTAGGGGAAATAAACT ATATACAGGCTTAGATCGCTTGTCGTCTCCACTTGTACGTACAGCCCAGAACAAGTTACCACCAATAAATACAGAGACTGTTGAACAGAATCTTTCAGTACCTGGATCACATCAAGGCTTT CACAGAGGGCGCTATCCTCACAGTCGAGTGTCAAGCGCAGTACCTGAGAGTACAGAGCGACGGCCACTTAGAGAACGAACAGTCGTCATTGATCAGTTCTCAAGACCCAACACAACTCACACATTTAGG tcagacaCCCCTCATAAAAGATCAGTGACGCCCATGGATTTTGCTAATCAGAGCTGGATGGGTCAAGGCTTTTTAACAG